A genomic window from Halodesulfurarchaeum sp. HSR-GB includes:
- a CDS encoding phage integrase SAM-like domain-containing protein: MPDRALSTPLADSFERYLQDKGKGRGSDGGNYRRNAARELERFAKWAAGDRGDDDWTGIVPNDANDVDREPTFEDLDERVFREYARHLSGDRGLKQNTVQTYYRYISAWCGWCVNEGYLEAHYAQRASAMAPLPEDDGRKPGDQQAWTSEQRHALTRHVDERARDAIETYTTIPEDTDPLDRQRARYTALKTARDRAFVFVLAYTAVRVGELLRDPNDPRRRGVRWEDLSIDDGSMDVYRKKQQWDAASLPDPVIAPLRSYRKLMDPPTERWPVFPTFDQRTLATLVQDKLADRGERPDAIDERREECARDLLLALDEDVRPPSITTDGARSILQRLSEAAEIDIDHPKHDYLAPHGGRRGMGEVLVRAFGYTVAARYLDNSEEMVRERYSHIEAGELGDVATEALAEIDGSTTVASRVED, from the coding sequence ATGCCTGACCGGGCACTCTCTACGCCGCTCGCCGACAGCTTCGAGCGCTACCTCCAGGACAAGGGGAAAGGCCGCGGTAGCGACGGCGGGAACTACCGACGGAACGCTGCGCGCGAACTCGAGCGGTTTGCCAAGTGGGCTGCCGGCGACCGCGGTGATGACGACTGGACAGGGATCGTCCCCAATGACGCCAATGACGTCGACCGAGAGCCGACATTCGAGGACCTCGACGAACGCGTCTTCCGGGAGTACGCCCGGCATCTCAGCGGAGATCGGGGACTCAAGCAGAACACGGTACAAACCTATTACCGCTATATCTCTGCGTGGTGTGGCTGGTGCGTCAACGAGGGCTACCTCGAGGCGCACTACGCTCAGCGGGCGAGTGCGATGGCTCCACTTCCCGAAGACGACGGCCGCAAGCCCGGCGACCAGCAGGCCTGGACATCCGAGCAGCGGCACGCCCTCACCCGGCACGTCGACGAGCGAGCCCGTGACGCCATCGAGACGTACACGACAATCCCCGAAGATACCGACCCCCTCGACAGACAGCGAGCGCGCTACACGGCGCTGAAGACGGCCCGTGACCGCGCCTTTGTGTTCGTCCTTGCGTACACAGCTGTCCGGGTTGGCGAACTCCTTCGGGACCCGAACGACCCGCGCCGGCGCGGGGTCAGGTGGGAGGACCTCTCGATCGACGACGGGAGTATGGATGTCTACCGGAAGAAACAGCAGTGGGACGCAGCGAGCCTCCCTGATCCGGTGATCGCTCCACTTCGGAGCTATCGAAAGCTGATGGATCCACCGACGGAACGCTGGCCGGTGTTCCCGACGTTCGACCAACGGACGCTTGCAACACTCGTGCAGGATAAGCTGGCTGACCGAGGGGAACGCCCGGATGCGATCGACGAGCGACGTGAAGAATGCGCGCGTGACCTCTTGCTGGCGCTCGACGAGGACGTTCGGCCGCCGTCGATCACGACGGATGGAGCACGGTCGATTCTCCAGCGACTTTCAGAAGCTGCGGAGATCGATATCGACCATCCGAAGCACGACTATCTCGCACCCCACGGCGGTCGACGCGGGATGGGTGAAGTCCTTGTCCGCGCGTTCGGGTACACGGTCGCTGCCCGGTATCTTGACAACTCGGAGGAAATGGTCCGCGAACGGTACTCCCATATCGAGGCCGGCGAGCTGGGTGACGTTGCGACCGAAGCACTTGCCGAAATCGATGGCTCGACGACTGTTGCGTCGCGGGTAGAAGACTGA